The following is a genomic window from Hymenobacter sp. APR13.
TGCGGGCGCACCAGTTCCGGCGGTTTCGGGTGGTGGGCTGGCTGTGGGTGGTGGGGCTGCTGATTCTGACGGTGCTGCACGGCAAAAGCTACTACAGCCTCGGCTACTACCCGGTGTTGCTGCCGTTTGGGGCGGTGTGGCTGGAGCAGTGGGTGGCCCGCCGCTGGCACCCGCGCCTGTGGCGGCCGGCGCTGCTGGCCCTGCCCGTGCTGACCATGCTGCCGCTGCTGCCGTTTCTGTTCACGCTCTACCCGCCGGCCTACATGCGCCGCATCGGCCAGAATTACCAGAGCCTGGGCCTCACGCGCTGGGAAGACGGCGTAGAGCACGTGCTGCCCCAGGACTACGCCGACATGCTGGGCTGGCAGGAACTGGCCGACCAGGTGTGGCAGGCGTACCAGACGCTGCCCGCCGCCACCCGCGCCCGCACCCTCATCAAGTGCGACAACTACGGCCAGGCCGGCGCCATCAACTATTTCAACCGCCACCGGGCGCTGCCGGCTGCCCACAGCTTCAATGGCTCCTACCTGTACTGGTTTCCGGCGCGCCCCGCGCAGCCCTGGCCGTATCTGCTGCTAATCGAAGACGACGAGCCCGCCGACGTGGCCGCGCACTGCCAGTCCATCCGGCAGGTAGGCGAAATCACCAACCCTTTTGCGCGGGAGCGGGGCACTCGCCTGTACCTGGCCACGCAACCCGATTCCGTGCTGGTGCGCCGCGTGTACGCCGAGCACAAGGCCGCACTGGCGCCTTGGGAAGGCGGATTGAAGTAGGTGTTCATTTGTTTGTTGCTAGTTGTCAGCGTATTTTCATTCTGTCAACTGACAACTAAGCTGCTTGCTCCATTTTCTGCAGCAAGGCCATAATCTGTTCGGCGTAGCCATCAATCTGCTCCAGGCCGGTGCGCGATTCTTCCAGTTGGCCACGTTGGTACTGGCGCACCAACGACTGACCGGCCATGAGCATCTGCTGCAGCACCCGCTCAATTTCGCGCACCTCCGGGTGGGCACCGTATTTGGGCTTTACAATGGTGTTGAGCCACTCGCCCAGCGGGTTTTCGCGCATCGAAAACAGCGCGTCATCCGCCTCCCGCACACCGTAAAGTACGGAGCGCAGGCGCGACTTAAACAGCACCTGCTTGATGCGGGCCTGCTGAAAGTCGAGGTTGGTAATGTCCATGGCCGCCGTGGGGGAGTAGTAGACCGAATGCTGAAAAAAAGACAGGCTTACTGAGCGCCAGGACAGATTTCAGCCAGTGCCCGGCGCGCCAGCACCAACTCGGTTACGTCGTAGGAGAAGTGCGAAATGCCCACTACCTGCCCGTTTTCGCGCACTGGCTGGTAGGTTACGTTGAAGAATCGCTCTGTACTGTCTCCACTTTGCGGATCTGACACTAGGAACGGCACTTCGTGCCCAAAAAAAGGCTCTCCCGATTGATAAACCTGGTCGAGAATAGCAATGAACCCCTGGTTTTCGGCTTCCGGAATCACCTCGGCCACGCTACGGCCCAATAGCTCCCGGCCCGGAAACAGGGCTTGGTAAGGCGGGTTCACAAACTCGTGCCGGTGCTCGGGGCCGCGGGCCAAAGAAATCAGGGCCGGGGCCTGCATAAACAGGTCGTAGAGGCTCTCACGCTGGCGCTGGGCCTGGCGCTGGGCCTGGTAGGCCTGCTCGGAAAGCAGGGCCTGCTGCTCGTTGGTTTCCAGCAGCTCCTGCACCAGCAGCTTCTGGTCGTGAATGTCGGTGCCACTGCCTACCCACATCACCAACTCGCCTTGCTCGTTGTGGCGGGGCACGTTGCGGGCCAGCACCCAGCGGTATTGCCCGTCGTGGCGGCGCAGCCGGAATTCCAGCTGGTACTCGTGGCCGGCGCCCACGGCCTGGCTTACCTCCGACGCAATCCGCTCGGCATCGTCCGGATGAATCAGGCCGGGCGTTTCCTGCCACTCGGCGTTGGCCGCCAGCGTCAGGCCCGTGAAATTTTCCCAGCGCGGGTTGTAGTAGTCGGGCGTGCCGTCGGGGCGGTTGGTCCACACCATCACCGGCAGGTTTTCCAGAATGAAGGTGTTGCGCTGCTGGGTCTCGGCCAGCTCCCGGGCTACGCGGGCGGCCTCCCGAGCCGCTAGGTGCTGCTCGGTTACGTCCTCGGTGCGTTGCAGAATGAACTGCAGGCGGCCCTGCTCATCCAGAATCGGGTAATGCGTGGCCTGCCAGTACAGCTCCTGCAAGCCACCGCCCTGCGCGGCTGGCCGCTCCAGGTCGTAGCGGATCAGGGGCATCGTATGGGGCTGCAAGTGCTGCCGCACATAGTTGTGCGAGGCCTGAATAATGGCGGCCGAAGCCTCGTCAGTGGCCGGAAACGCCTCAAAGAAGGATTTGCCTACCACTTCCTCGCGCTTCCGCAACGACACTGCCACGTGGCTATCAGTATTGTCGATGATGGTGGCGGCGGCATCTGCCCCGATAAGGAGAAAGTTCTCAGGCAGGGACCGAAACAGTGGGTGGTAGTCGACCGGAAATGCAGAAGCCATGCGGCGGCAAGGGTAGGAATGGGCAGAGAAAACCGGGGCTCCGGCCGCGTGGCCGGGCGGATAAAGGTAAGAGCCAGGCCCACGGAAGTAAGCACGATAATAACGGAATTCTTTGGGGGCTGGATTTGGGAAAAATATAGCAGCATAGCCATAGACTGATGCCGGCGGAATCGTGTAGATTTGGCTTCCTATTCCACACTATGCCGCCCGCAGCTGCCCGAGCTGCGCTTTATGATTCGTTATCTGTTTGTTGCGGGGCTGCTGCTGTGGCTGCTGCCCCGGGCCGCCGCGCAGCCCGCCTACCGGCCCTATTTCTCTGCCGACACCACCCAGGCCTACCAGCTGGCCACGGCGCAGCGCACGGCCATCCGGACCTACTTCGGCACGGCCAAAACCGGCAGCGCCGAGTACCGGGCGCACTACCAGCGCGTTGTGGAGCAGGCGTCGGCGGAAGTCTACAACGCCATTCGCCACTCGGCGCTGCTCGACCCGGTGCTGAACGCTGCCGTGCAGCGCGTGTTCCGGCAGGTGCAGCAGGCCAATCCGCAGCTGCCGCCCGCCCGCCTCGTGCTCACCCGCAACCCCGAGGCCAACGCCCACGCCGTGGGCAACGGCACCATTCTGCTCAACGTGGGGCTGCTGCCCACGCTGGAAAACGAAAGCCAGCTGGCCTTCATTCTGTGCCACGAGCTGGCCCACGTGCAGTGCCGCCACCAGCAAACCACCATCCAGGAGCAGCTGGGCACGATTCATAGCCGCGAGATGCGCCGCGAAGTGCGCCGCATTGTGCAGGCCGAGTACAACATCAGCTCCCGCATGAAAAGCCTGGTGATGGGCCTGTCGCTGAACGGCACCTACCACCAGCGCCGCCACGAGCGCCAGGCCGACTCGCTGGGCTACGTGCTGCTGCGCCGCACCTCGTTCGACGCCAGCCAGGCCCACCGCGCCCTACAGCTGCTCGACCAGATGGATGCCCCGGCCTCGGCGGCGCCGCTGGAGCTGGGCCGCTACTTCGGCTGCGCGGCCCTGGGCCGGCCGCTGGAAACCGAGGCGCCGAAGTCGCAGTCCATCTTTGCGGTGCAGGCTCCCGTGAAAACAGTGCTCGAAACCACCGACACGCTGAAGTCGCACCCCGACTGTGCGAAGCGCATGGGCTACCTGCGCGCGCTGGCGGGCGGGGCGGTGGCCGAGGGCACGCAGCCGGTGGCGCCAGAATTTGCGCGGCTGCGGGCCGTGAGCCGGCTGGAGGTGGTGCAAAGCTGGTTCGACACCGAATGCTACGACCACGCCCTGTTTGAGGCGCTGCTACTGCTGCCCACCGACCCGCAGAACGCCTACCTGCGCGCCATCGTGCAGCTGAGCTTGCACCAGCTGCACCACTACCAGCTGACGCACCGCCTCACGGAAGTGGTGTCCAACGTGTCGGGGCAGCAGCCGGCCAACTTCAACCAGCTGCTGCACACGCTCTACGGGCTGCGCACCACCGAATACCAGGGCCTCAGCGCCTGCTTTGCCCAGCTGCTGCCGCCCCCCGCCGCCGACACCGACGAGTATGCGCTGGCGGCCCGCTACGCCGCGGCTGCCCTCGCCGAAGATGCCACCCGCGCCCAGGCCCTGCAGCAGCAGTATCTGGCGCAGTACCAGAACGGACGCTTTGCGGCGCGGCTGTTTCCGCCGCCGCCGCCCGCCCCGTCCAAGCGCCGCCGGTAACCCCGCCGCCAGCCAGGTAAGGGCCGTCAGCAGCAGCGAAAGAAGTTTCCAACCGCCAGTGCAGGTTGGTTGCCTCATGACCCCATCACCTGTCACGATTCACCTCGTCACCCCATCACGATTCACCTCATCCCCTCATTACCCCATCACAATTCACCCCATTACCTCTCTCCATGTATCAGTTTACCCGCACGCTGCTGACGGCAGCGCTGGCTATTGCGGCCTCGGCCGCTGCACTGGCCCAAACCCAAACCCTGGACGGCATCAAGAGCATGCCCCGCTCCGGGATTTCGCCGATTTATGCCGGCAACGAGGTGAAGGGCTACATCCTGTATGCCCGCGCCGATAAGGCCGACCGCAAAAACGACAACTTCCTGCTCGATTTCTATGATCAGGATCTGAAGAAGGTGTCGAACATCACGCTGCAGAAGCCCTCGGGGCGCTATACGCTGCTGCAGAATGCCTTCAACGGCACGGCGTTCGGCCTGTATTTCCTCAACACCAAGGACAACACGCTGGAGATGGAAACCTACGACGCCAGCCTTAAGAAGCTGGGCTCGAAGGTGATTGAAGACCTGTCGAAGGGCGACAAGATGGTGCTGAGCCAGATGGTGCGCAACGACGGCAACGTGGAAAACACGATGGGCGCCCTCACGCTCACGCCCATTGCCGGCAAAGGCTTCGTGCGCAACAGCTACGACGGCCTGATGCGGGGCTACGCGCTGCAGATGTACGACAACAACCTCAACCCCAAGTGGCGGCTGGCGTCGGACCCCAAGTCCAAGGACTACGAAACCATCCTCATCCGGGAAGTAACCGACAAATACATCGTGGGCAACATCATGCGCCGCGACGGGCTGATGTCGCGGCAGGTGAGCTCCTACATGGTGGCCATCGACGTGAACACCGGCAAAAAGGTGATGGAGCTGCCCGTGGAAACCAGCAAAACCGAGCAGCTCTCGCTCAGCACCTTCACCTTCGACGCCGCCGCCCGCGAGTTTGTGGCCGTGGGCGAATACTACAAGCTCACCGACAAGCCCTTCATCAACAAGAGCCAGGGCTTTTACATCAAGCGGTTCACGGAAGCCGGCAAGCTCATCGGCACCAAGCCCTACAGCTGGCAGAAGGAAGTGAAGGCGGCCCTGCCCGCCGAGGCCAAGCCCAGCATGGAAGACGGCTTCATGAACTTCACGCACTCCATAGTGAAGGGGGCCGATGGCAAGATGTACATCGTGGCCGAGCAGTACAAGGTGGCGGCCGACGGGATGGGCATTGCGGCCCTGGCCCTCGGTGGCCGCGCCAGCGCCGTGAATGGCCAGGTTGGCAACATGATGCTGTTTGTGCTAAACCCCGACTACTCACTGAACACCGTGAAGTTCTACGCCAAGGACCGTTCCAAGGCCCTGCTGCCCCCCGGCGCCATGGGCGCCGGCCTGATTGGCATGCTCATGAAGGCCCAGGGCGACTTCGACTACCAGTTCCTGCAGCGCAACGAGGCCAACTCGCAGTTCAACGTGGTGTACATCAACTACGACAAGGAGAAAGGCGAGGCCACCAAGAAGGTTATCGGCAACATTGCCTTCGGCGACAACGGCCAGTTCGGCGTCGATAAGATTGACGGGAACAGCACCGCCACCAGCTCCTATGTGTACCCGGCCAAGCCCGGCTACGTGATGATGGTGGACTTCCTCAAAAAGCAAAGCCAGCTGGGCATGAAGCTCGTGAAGCTGAACATCTAACCGCCGGATTCGTCTGGTAAACCCACAAAAAAGCCCGGCCTGGCCGGGCTTTTTCGTTTGGGAGTGGCGCGGGCCAGCCTAAGCGCGCACCATGTGAATGTGCGGAATGCCGTCTTCGAGGTAGCCCTCGCCGACCTGCGCAAAGCCGAAGCTCTCATAAAACGCCTGCAGGTACAGCTGCGCCCCAATCTGGATGGGCTGGGGGCCGAACAGCTGCTCTACGGCCCCAATGGCCTGGTGCAGCAGCTCGCGGCCCAGCCCGTAGCGCCGGAACTTCGGGCTGACGACCACCCGCCCGATGCTGGCCTCGGGGTAGCTGATGCCGGCCCCGAACAGGCGGGCGTAGGCGGCTAGTTCGCCGGTTTCGGTGTAGCCCAGCAGGTGCGTGGCCGCCTGGTCCTGCCCGTCGATGTCCTGGAAGGCACAGGTCTGTTCTACTACAAATACCTCGCTGCGCAGCTGCAGCACGGCGTAGAGCTGGGGCACGGAAAGCAGGTTGAAGGGGAGGGTGGTCCAGGTAAGGGTCATGGGGCAAAGGTAGGGGCTCTGGCCGTTGTAGCGGGCCAAGTAATGTAGGTACATAATTTTTGCCTTGCCCAACCGTCGTCCGTAGGGCTCGTTTTAAGAACCAGTTCCCTCTTCTGGCAGGGAGCCTTTTTTCAACTGAAAACACAAGTTTATGAGAACGATACGGTTTGCTTTCGTGGCTGCGGCCTGCTTTTTTTTCACTGATTGCTCTACCAGCCGCGGCACCGGCGCGGCCATTGGCGGCGCCAGCGGCGCCGTGGTAGGCGGTGCCGTGGGCGGCACTGGCGGGGCCGTATTGGGCGGCGCCGCCGGTGCTGTAGGCGGCGCCGTCATCGGCAACCGCCGCGACAAGAAAAAGGCCGAACGGGCCGCCCAGGAAGAAGCCCGCCGCAACCAGCAGAACAACCTCTAGCAACACGCGTTGCATCGGAAGCCAGCTTCCGGCAACAACATAATAGGAAACCGCCCCGGCTACTGAACGACAGGTTCAGTGGCCGGGGCGGTTGCTTGTTGTAGGGTTTAGCGCCACCACTGCACCTGCGGCAGCGCGCCCGCGCCGGGCGTCACGGGCTGGCCTAGCTCGGGCGTGGTGATGGGCAGCAGCAGGCGGGCGGCTTCGGCGGAGGCGCGGCGCACGGGCTCGTTCCAGGCGTGGTTGGCCTCGGTGAAAGCGCCCCAGTGCACCGGCAGCAGCACCCGGCCGCGCACGTCCAGCGTGGCCTGCACGGTCTGCTCGGGTTTCATGTGGATTTGGGCCCACTGGTCGTCGTACTGGCCGCATTCCATCAGGGCCAGGTCGAAGGGGCCGTGTTGCTGGCCGATGGTTTTGAAGTGCGGGCCGTAGCCGCCGTCGCCGCTGTAGAACACGCGCTGCGAAGGGGTTTTCAGCACCCAGGAGCTCCAAGAAGTGGAGTTGCGGTTGGTGAGGCCCCGGCCCGAAAAGTGGCGCGCCGGCGTGCTGATGATGGTGAGGCCGCCGGGCAGCTGCACCGAGTCGTTCCAGTCCAATTCGTGCACGCGGGCCGGTGCCACGCCCCAGGCCAGCAGGTGAGCGCCCACGCCCAGCGGCACGTAGAAGCCGGCCACTTTGTCGCGCAGCTTCCGGATGGTTTCGTAGTCGAGGTGGTCGTAGTGGTCGTGCGAAATCAGCACCGCGTCGATGGCCGGCAGCTGCTCGGCCGTGATGGCCAGGCTTTGGTTGTAGCGTTGGGGCGTCACCCAGCTCAGCGGGCCCATTTTCACGTTTAGCATGGGGTCGAAGAGGACGTTTTTGCCGGCTATTTCCACCAGGCTGGCCGAGTGCCCGAACCAGGTGGCGCGCAGCAGCCCGGCCGGCTTACGCACGATGCTGAGCGAATCGAGCGGGCGGGTGGGCAGCGGCGCGGGCGGCTGCACATTGGCGGGCTTGCTCCCGAACACGAATTTCCACAGCGCCGAAAACGTGCTGCCGCCGCCGGTCATCAGCTCGGTGGGTACGAGGTTGCGGAACTCGCCCTCAAAATAGTGCCCCGACTGCGCGTAGGCGGCCTTTTGAGCTTTGGTGGGCGAGCCGCCCAGCTGCGGGCTCAGTTTGGCGAAGGCCACGCCCGCCACCAGCAGCAGCACCACAATACTGGCGGTTAGCCGCCCAATCAGTTTCCAGGAAATACGCATAAACACAGAATACGGGGAAGCGGCGCCCGTGGCCGCCAACTTGGTAGTCGGCCCAAACTGCTGGATACTTTAGCGGCCCCGAAGGTAGTAGCGCGGGCCCGCAACCTCCGTACCCGGTCAGGCACGGAAATACGCCGCAAAACCCCCAGATTGCCAGCCTATGGCCAACACCACGTCGCAACACATTCTGCCCACGGCTGCCAATCTGCTGGGGTTTTGCCTGTTCGTCATCACCTCGCTTCACATCACCAACAGCGCCACCAGCAGCCTCATCGACGAGTTTACCTCGCTCATTGCGCTGCTGTTCGCGTTTTCGTGCCTGCTCTCGTTTCTCTCTATCCGGACCAGCAACCCCACCACAGAACAGCGGGCCGAGCGCCTCGCCGACTACCTGTTTCTGGCCGCGCTGGTAGGCATCGTGGGGATTATTCTGCTGCTGATTTTCCGGGTGATTCGGTAGGGTGTACCCGCCTGTATGCTGAATGTACTCGTTTCAATTGCTGATTGAATTCCGGTAAGCCGCAGGCCCTCGGCATAGAAAAAGCCACTGTGCCACTTCCGAAGACAGGAAAGCAGCACAGTGGCTTGGTTTGTAAGAATTGTAGGCAGCCTTACTCTTGCCAGGGCCAGTGCCAGCGGTAGGCGCGGGCTTTGGCCTGAGGCTTCTGGGTCGGCGTCTGGCCCACTACTTGTACGTCCCAGACCAAACCCAGGGCCCGCAGCGTGGCAATCAGGTACCAGCCAAGATCCAGCTCGTACCAGGCGGTGCTCATTTTGGCGGAGCTGGGGTGGGCGTGATGGTTGTTGTGGAAGCCTTCGCCGAAGGACAGCGCGCCCAAAACGAAGTTGTTGTAGCCATGCTCGGTAGCCTGGTCAATATCATAGCGGGCGTAGCCATATTTGTGTGACACGAAGCCCACAAACCAGTGCCCCAGGATGGTCACGCTGATCCGCACGCACACGCAGACAATCATGGCCTCGAAGCTGAATACGCTCCAGATCAGGGCCGCTGCGCCCAGCACGTGCCAGTACCAGGTGCGCTCCAGAAAGCGCAGCCACGGGTCGTGCAGGTCTTCGGCAGGAATAGCGTAACGGGCTTCATCAGCGGGCCGCAACGCCAAGTGCAGGTTCCAGGCGTAGTCCTGCCATAAGGAATGGTCGTAGCGGAAGTAGGCGGGGCAGTCGGGGCGGTTTTGCCAGTAGTCGCGGAAGTAGTGCACCCGCACCCAGGAGAGCGGCCCGCCCAGGCCTGAGTGCACGAAACAGTAGGCAAGGACCCCGCGCAACAGCCGCGAGCAGCGGTAGGAGCGGTGAATGATGCCGCGGTGCAGCCCGATGGAATGGCCCAGCCCCACGGTAAACACCGTGAGCAGTACGGATGCCACGCTCCGCTCCACCGACAGCGAAGAGAATCCCCACACCAGGGCCGGCAGCAGCATCAGATACAGCCAGCCCGATTTCAGCCAGCCGGGAGCCAGCTGGTCGCCTTTGGCAACGCTGGCAGTAGGATTGAACAAGCGCATCAGCAACGGATAATAGTCAAGGATAAAACAGTAGGAACGAAGTCTTTGAACTGCTTCAAATATAAAGCGTTGACGCGCACAAAACCGCGTCGAGTAGAGCAAAAAACAGCTTGGTGTGGGGCCTCTTGGCGGGAGGGCGCTAATGGTGCAGGCAGGCATTCAGTTGTGCGGATAGCAACGCCCGCGACCCTGCCGCAAGTAGACTCTTCACGCCTCCCAACACTTCATCCGTCTAATCCGACGCTTCGGTAACGGCAAGTTTCCTGGGCTGCGGCGGGTGCTCACTTTTGAGCATCACTTCGCCGCTACCCCCATGAAACGTCTGCTACTCTCGCTGCTGCTGCTACTCGCCTCCGGGCTGCCTTTGCTGGCCCAGTCCGCCACCACGCTTTCCGGCACCGTCCGCGACGCGGCGGGGGGCGCGCTGCCGGGCGTGAACGTGTTTCTGCGCGGCACCTTCGATGGCGCCAGCACCGACTCGGTGGGCGCGTTTCGGTTTGAGACCCGGCAGACCGGGGCGGCCGTGCTGGTGCTGAGCTTGCTGGGCTACCAGCCCCAGGAGACGCCCGTGGCGCTCAATGGGCAGCCGGTGCGGCTGTCTCTGAAGATGAAAGGCACCCCGCACGCGCTGGGCTCGGTAGTCGTGACGGCCGGCGCCTTCGAGGCCAGCGACGAGCACCGCAGCGCCGCCCTCAACACCCGCGACGTGCAAACCACTGCCGGCGCCCTCTCCGACGTAGCCGCGGCTCTCAACACGCTGCCTGGCACCACCAAAGTGGGGGAGGAGGGCCAGCTGTTTGTGCGCGGCGGGGCCGCCAACGAAACCAAAGTGTACCTCGACGGGCTGCTGGTGCAGAACTTCTACGCCGGCTCGGTGCCCGCGGTGCCGGCCCGCGGGCGGTTTGCGCCCACGCTGTTCCGGGGCACGGTGTTCAGCACCGGCGGCTACTCGGCGCTGTATGGGCAGGCGCTGTCGGGGGTGCTGCAGCTGAATTCCACTGATTTGGCCGCCGAAACCCAGACCGGCGTGTCGGTGTCGTCGGTGTTTGTGGGGGCCTCACGCACCAAGCGCTGGGAGCGGACTTCGCTGGACTTCTCCGGCGACTACACCAACCTGACGCCCTACATGGGGCTGCTGCCGCAGAACGTAGACTGGGTGCAGGCCCCGCGCGGCGGCAGCGGCTCCGTGAAGCTCAGCCACCGCACCGGCCAGGCCGGCATGCTGAAAGCGTACGGCACCTGGAGCGGGCAGCGCTTCGTCATCGGGCAGCCCAGCCCCGAGGCCGCCGGCCGCCAGCAGATAGCGCTGCAGAACCGCAACGGCTACCTCAACACCACCTTCCGTAGCCCGCTGCGCCACGGCTGGAGCCTGCAAACCGGCGTGGCGCTGAGCCGCGACGACAAAGACCTGCAGCCCGACACGTTGCGCCTGCGCACCCTGGAGCAGGCGGTAGTAGGCCGCGTGGTGCTCACCAACGACTCGGTGGGCACCCGCTGGAA
Proteins encoded in this region:
- a CDS encoding MBL fold metallo-hydrolase; protein product: MRISWKLIGRLTASIVVLLLVAGVAFAKLSPQLGGSPTKAQKAAYAQSGHYFEGEFRNLVPTELMTGGGSTFSALWKFVFGSKPANVQPPAPLPTRPLDSLSIVRKPAGLLRATWFGHSASLVEIAGKNVLFDPMLNVKMGPLSWVTPQRYNQSLAITAEQLPAIDAVLISHDHYDHLDYETIRKLRDKVAGFYVPLGVGAHLLAWGVAPARVHELDWNDSVQLPGGLTIISTPARHFSGRGLTNRNSTSWSSWVLKTPSQRVFYSGDGGYGPHFKTIGQQHGPFDLALMECGQYDDQWAQIHMKPEQTVQATLDVRGRVLLPVHWGAFTEANHAWNEPVRRASAEAARLLLPITTPELGQPVTPGAGALPQVQWWR
- a CDS encoding PAS domain-containing protein: MASAFPVDYHPLFRSLPENFLLIGADAAATIIDNTDSHVAVSLRKREEVVGKSFFEAFPATDEASAAIIQASHNYVRQHLQPHTMPLIRYDLERPAAQGGGLQELYWQATHYPILDEQGRLQFILQRTEDVTEQHLAAREAARVARELAETQQRNTFILENLPVMVWTNRPDGTPDYYNPRWENFTGLTLAANAEWQETPGLIHPDDAERIASEVSQAVGAGHEYQLEFRLRRHDGQYRWVLARNVPRHNEQGELVMWVGSGTDIHDQKLLVQELLETNEQQALLSEQAYQAQRQAQRQRESLYDLFMQAPALISLARGPEHRHEFVNPPYQALFPGRELLGRSVAEVIPEAENQGFIAILDQVYQSGEPFFGHEVPFLVSDPQSGDSTERFFNVTYQPVRENGQVVGISHFSYDVTELVLARRALAEICPGAQ
- a CDS encoding DUF6770 family protein, which encodes MYQFTRTLLTAALAIAASAAALAQTQTLDGIKSMPRSGISPIYAGNEVKGYILYARADKADRKNDNFLLDFYDQDLKKVSNITLQKPSGRYTLLQNAFNGTAFGLYFLNTKDNTLEMETYDASLKKLGSKVIEDLSKGDKMVLSQMVRNDGNVENTMGALTLTPIAGKGFVRNSYDGLMRGYALQMYDNNLNPKWRLASDPKSKDYETILIREVTDKYIVGNIMRRDGLMSRQVSSYMVAIDVNTGKKVMELPVETSKTEQLSLSTFTFDAAAREFVAVGEYYKLTDKPFINKSQGFYIKRFTEAGKLIGTKPYSWQKEVKAALPAEAKPSMEDGFMNFTHSIVKGADGKMYIVAEQYKVAADGMGIAALALGGRASAVNGQVGNMMLFVLNPDYSLNTVKFYAKDRSKALLPPGAMGAGLIGMLMKAQGDFDYQFLQRNEANSQFNVVYINYDKEKGEATKKVIGNIAFGDNGQFGVDKIDGNSTATSSYVYPAKPGYVMMVDFLKKQSQLGMKLVKLNI
- a CDS encoding glycine zipper domain-containing protein, whose translation is MRTIRFAFVAAACFFFTDCSTSRGTGAAIGGASGAVVGGAVGGTGGAVLGGAAGAVGGAVIGNRRDKKKAERAAQEEARRNQQNNL
- a CDS encoding GNAT family N-acetyltransferase, whose translation is MYLHYLARYNGQSPYLCPMTLTWTTLPFNLLSVPQLYAVLQLRSEVFVVEQTCAFQDIDGQDQAATHLLGYTETGELAAYARLFGAGISYPEASIGRVVVSPKFRRYGLGRELLHQAIGAVEQLFGPQPIQIGAQLYLQAFYESFGFAQVGEGYLEDGIPHIHMVRA
- a CDS encoding TonB-dependent receptor yields the protein MKRLLLSLLLLLASGLPLLAQSATTLSGTVRDAAGGALPGVNVFLRGTFDGASTDSVGAFRFETRQTGAAVLVLSLLGYQPQETPVALNGQPVRLSLKMKGTPHALGSVVVTAGAFEASDEHRSAALNTRDVQTTAGALSDVAAALNTLPGTTKVGEEGQLFVRGGAANETKVYLDGLLVQNFYAGSVPAVPARGRFAPTLFRGTVFSTGGYSALYGQALSGVLQLNSTDLAAETQTGVSVSSVFVGASRTKRWERTSLDFSGDYTNLTPYMGLLPQNVDWVQAPRGGSGSVKLSHRTGQAGMLKAYGTWSGQRFVIGQPSPEAAGRQQIALQNRNGYLNTTFRSPLRHGWSLQTGVALSRDDKDLQPDTLRLRTLEQAVVGRVVLTNDSVGTRWNLKLGVEGVGQRVTQTYQPHATAALSYQTSFTEQRTAAFVETDFQLTDRLAGRVGGRAEYSALLGLANAAPRLALAYQTTEHSSVSGAYGRFYQTPDNALLLVQPRLRFEEANHAVLTYQYNHNGRLLQTEAYHKTYAHLTRFDGQNPRNPAAYTNDGTGYARGLDVLWRDRKTVKYLEYWVSYGLLDTRRQYRQDPVSAVPTFAAKHNVSVVGKYWVPKLTTLFGATWSYGSSRRYHDPNQDGYNQGVLPTYQDLSLNASYLTRLFGQFTIVHVSASNVLGRPNVFGYRYATTPDAATGQYRRVAITPTAPRMLFVGVFISINKKSPGNVNERPE
- a CDS encoding glycosyltransferase family 39 protein → MKPSRRLLPPLLALVKFVSGYVLASRAYELHRDEYLYLDYGQHLAWGYLEVPPLTALQSWLTLALGGGWAWVKFWPILWGSLTVLLLGRLVLKLGGGAWAVALVSIGYMVAAYARLNFLFQPNAFEVLAFTAAGYALVRHLQTHRPGYLYALGAAVGLGLLNKYTTLFYVAALGVALLLTPQRRLLASRHLWGGAVLALLLWLPNAGWQLLHGVPFRHHMALLHDSQLVHVSVAGFWKDQLLMCFPVVWVWGTGLLALLRAHQFRRFRVVGWLWVVGLLILTVLHGKSYYSLGYYPVLLPFGAVWLEQWVARRWHPRLWRPALLALPVLTMLPLLPFLFTLYPPAYMRRIGQNYQSLGLTRWEDGVEHVLPQDYADMLGWQELADQVWQAYQTLPAATRARTLIKCDNYGQAGAINYFNRHRALPAAHSFNGSYLYWFPARPAQPWPYLLLIEDDEPADVAAHCQSIRQVGEITNPFARERGTRLYLATQPDSVLVRRVYAEHKAALAPWEGGLK
- a CDS encoding fatty acid desaturase, with protein sequence MRLFNPTASVAKGDQLAPGWLKSGWLYLMLLPALVWGFSSLSVERSVASVLLTVFTVGLGHSIGLHRGIIHRSYRCSRLLRGVLAYCFVHSGLGGPLSWVRVHYFRDYWQNRPDCPAYFRYDHSLWQDYAWNLHLALRPADEARYAIPAEDLHDPWLRFLERTWYWHVLGAAALIWSVFSFEAMIVCVCVRISVTILGHWFVGFVSHKYGYARYDIDQATEHGYNNFVLGALSFGEGFHNNHHAHPSSAKMSTAWYELDLGWYLIATLRALGLVWDVQVVGQTPTQKPQAKARAYRWHWPWQE
- a CDS encoding M48 family metallopeptidase, with product MASYSTLCRPQLPELRFMIRYLFVAGLLLWLLPRAAAQPAYRPYFSADTTQAYQLATAQRTAIRTYFGTAKTGSAEYRAHYQRVVEQASAEVYNAIRHSALLDPVLNAAVQRVFRQVQQANPQLPPARLVLTRNPEANAHAVGNGTILLNVGLLPTLENESQLAFILCHELAHVQCRHQQTTIQEQLGTIHSREMRREVRRIVQAEYNISSRMKSLVMGLSLNGTYHQRRHERQADSLGYVLLRRTSFDASQAHRALQLLDQMDAPASAAPLELGRYFGCAALGRPLETEAPKSQSIFAVQAPVKTVLETTDTLKSHPDCAKRMGYLRALAGGAVAEGTQPVAPEFARLRAVSRLEVVQSWFDTECYDHALFEALLLLPTDPQNAYLRAIVQLSLHQLHHYQLTHRLTEVVSNVSGQQPANFNQLLHTLYGLRTTEYQGLSACFAQLLPPPAADTDEYALAARYAAAALAEDATRAQALQQQYLAQYQNGRFAARLFPPPPPAPSKRRR